From the genome of Pseudomonadota bacterium, one region includes:
- a CDS encoding prepilin-type N-terminal cleavage/methylation domain-containing protein yields the protein MNAKPRGIRSAGFSMLELMVALTAGAIAVSSIYYVGAASSDHFKNEGRLSQLQTSLRIAMKQVTRDLARAGFLATPDAAIDQRCLTSGSAVAVEHSNNADNALVDPTGEHGVEADRITLLGNYVTSDQYLIQSISTDGTILYLQRDWQAFRRMFTKWWETPPAPDTVDSGAVQDVFRKDRMLRIETITGDKFFVQVAATPAVMPSTATDPLAVTITVPNLGSLPVGTACLGGLGGGATVAPLARIEYRVQAASGEADTGNSAVTGSYTHLVRRELNPTSTAELTTDIPARVVLENVVHFNVEWVEDQAAGLGTAPTLVATPTINQVQDLRSAIVTMSVRSPTQDGRFRWIARAAGAPLSRFRFDAARPGAARVRTLRAQVLLPNIAYLGFR from the coding sequence ATGAACGCCAAGCCCCGCGGCATACGCAGCGCCGGTTTTTCGATGCTCGAGCTGATGGTCGCGCTCACGGCCGGGGCCATCGCGGTCTCGTCGATCTACTATGTGGGTGCCGCGTCGAGCGACCACTTCAAGAACGAGGGCAGGCTCTCGCAGCTGCAGACATCGCTGCGGATCGCAATGAAGCAGGTCACACGCGACCTGGCTCGCGCCGGCTTTCTTGCGACGCCCGATGCCGCCATCGATCAGCGCTGCTTGACGAGCGGGAGCGCGGTGGCTGTCGAGCACTCCAACAACGCGGACAACGCGCTGGTCGATCCCACCGGTGAGCACGGCGTCGAGGCGGACCGCATCACCCTGCTCGGCAACTATGTTACGTCGGACCAGTACCTGATTCAGTCGATCTCGACCGACGGCACGATCCTCTACCTGCAGCGCGATTGGCAGGCTTTTCGCCGCATGTTCACGAAGTGGTGGGAAACCCCGCCCGCACCCGACACGGTGGATTCCGGCGCGGTGCAGGATGTGTTCCGCAAGGATCGCATGCTGCGCATCGAGACCATCACGGGCGACAAGTTCTTTGTCCAGGTCGCTGCCACGCCGGCGGTCATGCCGAGCACTGCGACCGATCCGCTCGCGGTGACCATCACTGTGCCCAACTTGGGCTCGCTGCCGGTCGGCACGGCCTGCCTCGGCGGCCTCGGCGGTGGCGCCACGGTCGCGCCGCTGGCTCGGATAGAGTACCGCGTTCAGGCAGCGAGCGGCGAAGCCGACACCGGCAACAGCGCGGTTACGGGCAGCTACACCCACCTGGTACGGCGGGAGCTCAACCCCACATCCACGGCCGAGCTCACCACCGACATCCCGGCCCGGGTCGTGCTCGAAAACGTGGTGCACTTCAACGTCGAGTGGGTCGAGGATCAGGCCGCCGGATTGGGCACGGCCCCGACCTTGGTCGCCACTCCTACCATCAACCAGGTCCAGGATCTGCGCAGCGCCATAGTCACCATGTCCGTGCGCAGCCCGACCCAGGACGGGCGCTTTCGCTGGATCGCGCGCGCCGCGGGTGCGCCGCTCTCGCGCTTTCGTTTCGACGCCGCACGCCCCGGTGCGGCCCGGGTTCGCACCCTGCGGGCTCAGGTGCTCCTGCCCAACATCGCATACCTCGGCTTCAGGTGA